CTGGCCTCTCACTGTGTGCCCCCATGAAGAGCTTTATTTTGCAGGATGTGAGAGGtggctttgtggttaagagcactggtggctcttcCCCAGGGCttgggtttgattcttagcacccatgcattggcttacaaccatctgtaacttcagttcaagCTCATACActcgtcttctggcctccagggacactgcatgcacatggtacacaaacatgtatgcaggcaaaaatTTAGGAGGTTAATTTTTTTCACAAGTCCTCACATGGCCCAGTTAGGCACAAATGAAGTGGTACAACTATGTTGTGAGAGTGTTTTACCATCCACTCTCTACTTCTGGTAGTTGGCAGtactatattttattctttagaatTATTTTCAAGTTTACAAAAAAACCTCTGATTTTAGTCCAGACTGGGTGTCCCCTGTGTGAAATGTGTTGGACTACAGCTACAGCAGCTCCAATTCTTCTGGTGATACACATAAAGAGATATTTGGGTAAGAGCCGAGTCTAACCCCAAGGCTCACTCGTGTCTCACCATAAGCGCCTCTCTAGTCTTTAACAAGGCTGTGAGTAAAGCAGTTTCACTGTTCCACTTGAGGCATCATGCTGGTGCTAAAAGTCTGGAGCACTCTAGACACTGGATTTTCAGATTTAGGATTTGCACTGTGCTGAGGCAAGCTAGAAACATGGCACTTCAAAATCACTGGAAAACTTCTTTTGAGCTACATTAGAGTAAATACTATATGGCTTTAAGTGTTCTtattctcaaatattaaaaaaaaaaagtgtctatcCACAACTGTATTTGGTACAATAAGGTTTTATTTGaggaatatttacaaaataaatacaattttaatcaCTAAGTTCTTCTTCATCACTGAAATATGCACTTTTCTTTATCCGTGGCCGTCTAGAATCATCCGAGGTTGAGGGGCCCCCTGGGCTGGGTCTCCATTTGTTTTGCTCTTCTTCAATTTTGGCTTGCTGGCATACGattcagaaacagaacaaaaccagttATTTAGGGCATATCATGTTACTTCAAAAGAATTACCATGGAAAAACCAGAACACAAATAATTTCCACCCTCCCAGGTCATACTGACAAACTTggtcctccatttttttttttttaagatttattcatcctatttattgtatatgagtgctttatctgcagaagagggaatcagataacaaagaatggttgtgagccaccatgtggttgctgggaattgaactcaggacctctgcaagagcaggtggtacccttaaccactgaaccacctctccagccccaagcttggTCCTCATTAAAGTCCTACTCAAAATTATTGCAGGAAGCCAGGTGCCcatggtgcacgcctataatcccagtgctcagggaggcagaatcaggcagatctatgtgaattcaaggccagcttggctacaaaatgagtccagtacagccaaggctacacagagaaaccctgtctcaaaaaaaccaaagaaataaaaaataaaataaaataattgcagagaattaatttttattccccGAGAGAGAAGGGTTGAACTCTCTACATAGGAAGggcaaccttgaacttctgacctggaacttgttaggtagcccaggctagccttgaactcatgatctcctacctcagccttctcagGTGAGAAGACAAGTATGCTATTTCCCCACATTCTAAAATTACAGAAGTCTGATAACACACTAGCTAGTCCAATACTTCTATCCAATTTTGTAATGAAGACAGGTTAATAACATACTGAAAGTATGTGGGACCTCacaatctagaaaaacaaacgaAATGTTTCATGTAGCCTCATATTTATGAGGTGAGAAGGAAACAGATATTATCGTCCTGACATACATGAGCAGCACAGTGATATAAGAAGATGAACTAtagcccggcagtggtggtgcacgcctttgatcccagcactccggaagcagaggcaggtagatctctatgagttcgagtccagcctggtctaagaagtgagtctaggacagccaaggctgtctggaaaaacaaaaacaagaaccccccaaaacaaaaagaaaacaacaacaacacaaaaccaaaatcaaaaccaaataaaagaatatgaaCTATAAAATGAAGTATACCATATGCCTGGAtaatctataatttaaaaaaagtatttattcaatttttgagacaggctaggCTCAAGCATGTAATATTCTTGCCTCCCCTTGAGTACTGAGTTTATAGGTATGGACTACCCTGCCTACTATGTCCCCCCTTTTTTCTGAGATACGGTGTCCCTGGGATGGTCTTGAATTCTTAGGCTCTGGTAATTCTTCACCCCAGCCTCCCGGGTACATAGGGGAAAGGCTGTAGCTGGGCTCAGTCAAATCAACTGGACCACTAAGCTCCACACTGTCCCACACCATctccccacagccccacccccaaacctGCTCTGCTTTTCCAGTACGGGAATCCTGCCCTGCCAAGCAAGTGGTCCGACCTGTGCCTTGTCCCCAGCCACCAGTGCCGCCAGCACAAGCCAGTACCTGGAACGCTATGGCCTGACTGAGACTGTCCAGAGCCGGGTCCTCCCCATCTTCTTCACTCACTTCCACTTCCTCACTAGGTCACAAAGAGAGAGAGTTCAGACATGCTCAGCGGACAGCAAAAAGACAAAAGGGCGCACCAGCCAGGTGAGCAAGATGCACGTACATTTCCTCCTCCGGTTCagggactttctttttcttcttcttctctttcttctttggtggCTCACGCTCTCCAAGCATGTTTTTAGGACAGGCATAACTTAAGTGGccactttccttttgtttcatgttaaaaaagaaaaggaaaaaacccactGTAGTGTTGTTACTGATAGAAACCCACCCTGACCCTGTGACTCCAAGGCTAGAACTCAGGAAACAGCATTCTCATTGTGTGAACACAAGACCAAACCTGTTCCCTTCGCACGGAGGAGGCGGAGTGTGGGACACTCCAAGTGCTAGCATGCTACAACAGTAACTGAGGAGCCAGGAAGAACTTTCTTCAAACACTTTAAATCTCAACTCTTACCCACAAAAGAACTGTAATCTAAATGGTCGTCAACTCTAATACAAAATTTATATTAGCCTGATAAATGGggataaaattatttgtattaatttttttttttttttgagacagggcttctctagtagtcctggccttgctttgtagacctggctgtcctgcctctgcctcctgagtgctgggattaaaggtatgtgccaccacatctggatatttctattaatttataAGATGCTGCTGAAtattcagttttaaaaacaagcaggGGAGCTGGGTGGTAGCAgtgtggcggcgcacacctttgatcccagcacttgggaggcagagggcaggtggatctctgtgagttcgaggccagcctgtctataaagtgagttccagtatagccaggactacacagagaaactctgtctcaaacaaaccaacaaacaaacaacatacacacaacaaacaaacagaaaaaccaaaacaacaacaaaaaagattattttgaaaCTATTCTAAAGTATTAGGTTGGGTTTGTGAAAAGAACAGTGCTGACTGCGCAAAGCAGCAcaggcctgcagtcccagcagtcaggaggttCAGACAGAAGGACCTCCAGCTTAGGGTtaccctgagctacatagtgaattctaggcaagACTAGgccacagagagactctgtctccattACGTCCGTTTATCTGTTTAAGagtttcctgggctggagagatggctcagcactcaagagcactgtctgctctttcagaggtcctgaaattcaattcctggcaacaacatggtggctcacaaccatctacaatgtaatctgatgccctcttctggcaagcaggtgtacatgccggcagaactctcatacacataaaacaaacaaatctctaaaaaaatgtttccttacTCTCCATGTTTATAGTGAATATAGATCACCTGAAAGATGCTAAATAAGTGTGGAAATCAGATATCCCTTTTGAGCTATGGAATCACTCATATCTGTTGTTGTCATGCTttgcatatttttgttgttatttcttattttgggttttttatttgtttattgacttTGTCTCATTACATAACATTAGCTGACCTGGCCTACACAATAATCTTTTAACAGGATTTAAATGATATGAACTGACCAAATTAGCATGCAGTATACCCATAGTTGTCTCCTTTCTAGTCACCTACCCAAATTTATGAGTTACTTAAAATCTTTCAAGACATTAAGATAATTAGCCTTGTACTTTTAGACCATCTCAAAGTGAACTGAAAACAATCtacaacaaaatgaaattatgaggaggctggagagatggcatggcaataaagagtgcttgctgtacCAGCAGGAAGCCCTCAAACGCTCagcctcacattaaaaaaaaaaaaaaaaaaaaaaaaaaaaaagcagctgtgtggtacacctttaattccagtactcctGAGGTataggcaggggaatctctgagtttcaggccagcctgatgtacacaGAGAGTTTCAGGAAAGCTAGAgctacaacacagagaaaccctgtcttgaaaaaccaaaaaaccaaccaaccaaccaaaaaaaaaaccaaaaaaccaaaccaaccaaccaaaaaacaaaacaacaatgacaacaaactcaaatccaaaccaaaccaacaccctgtccctccaaccccaccccatccccccactgcaaaatattaaaagaaaaaaaagaaaaaaaaaaaaagaaagaaaaagccaggcatggttgtatgtatgcctgtaacccccagcaaggtgtgtgtgtacagaagacTACTGCCGTTTGCATGTCACCAGCTTAgccccaggttcagagagagacttgTTAAAAGGGAGTAAGTGACAGGATAGCCAGCACATTTGAAGCCCTGTATCCTCTACCCACCGGTGCCCCCTCCAGGCACCCCCATTGGTGGGCACCACGGAAAGACTACTATGAAGGACACTTGATACCACAGAAGAGTCAGAGGGTTAGGCTTACTCACCCCACATTCATAGCACTTAGATTTATCAAAGTAGTTTCGCCTTCGGATGAACTCCGCTGCTCTTCCATTGTCGATAGCAATGCTCGCCTTGATTACTCTACCAAATAACTAAATCAGAGAACAGTGTGAGTGCACAGGGCGTAGTCACCAAGACCAGCTATCGAATGCTGTTGCCTCAAGTCTTCTTGTAGTAAGTACGTGCTAGAGTCTATGCTGTAATTTCCTCTCTTAAGATTCTTCCAGCATTTTGATAATCCAGTACAATGCTGACATCTTTTTCAAAAAGGCAGCAGTCCTGAATTACAGATATTAACCCAAACTTGATCTCCTGTAGCCCAATAACTTTTGGATTAAATGAACACAGAAACATTAGGTTAAAATCCTAACAAAATGAATGGCTTACCTGTTTGTTATTTATTGCTCTGGTGCAGCTTAAGGCGGAGTCtttatccaaaaataaaataaatgcaacacCTTTACTCTTCCTAGTATCTTTGTCTTTCATTATTGTAACCCTTAAAGCACAAACAAAGAACAGGTTAAAAGTGAGTCAAAAATGTGTAACTACTCAGGAAATGCAAGATCATGTTTATAAggctaaataataaaacatttgaaatgaaaaaaaaaaatcatgctttaGTGGTAGATGTTtatgatgccagcactcagcaaggggaagaagaagaagaaggaacaggaggtcagggttatccttggctagagcttgaggccagcctaggctgtgaAAGCCTGTCTGCAGAGAGACTGATTTAAACCATCGAGCTCTTCAAAGTCATGAGGACCAAGGAGAATGGAAAGGAGAAGGCAACTGACAACACAGAGGACCACAGCTGGAATAAAGAGAGCTTTTTTCCCCTAGTAATTAGAGCGTGAAAGGATCCAGTCAAGAGACAGGGAGATGCAATTGTTACATCATTATCAACTGTGTTATCAACACACATCCTCTTCCCTACCAACCCTTTCCTTGCAAAACTGAGACATAAATTGAGGTATTCTCTTGTATACAAAAAGCAAAGTGAGTTACTGTTATTTTCAAGTTTAGTGGTCCTTAGCTCTACTTCAGTGCCCCTGGGCTACAAGGATGGCTAGTCACGTGCCATTTAGTGCAATGACATTCTTCTAACGTCGTTTAGAAGGACAGTACTCgagtctggcatggtggcacatgcttagaATGCTaccactcaggatgctgaggcagaaatgTGACAAGCTGAAGGCTAACTTGAAGTAAGTATTGAGATCCTGTCTGTTGTATttatttgagggttttgttttgttttgttttagtttttgttttttgagactggacttctctgtgtagccttggctatcctagactcactttgtagaccaggctggcctcacactcacagtgatctgtctgcctctgcctccagagtgctgggattaaaggcatgcgccaccacgctcggcaagaaaccccatcttaaaaacaaagcaaatcaacGTTTTGCTGAGCTCTTTGGGAAGAAACGTTTGACTAAGTCTGGAGCagggtggaggcaagaggaacCTGGAAGTTCCGGTTTCAAAAAGCAATTAAACAAAACATGAACATAATATAGAGCATTGAGACAGTATCACTCCAGAGTGACTGGTCGGCTAGACATTTCCAAGTAAGCTGTACGCTGCACAAGCAGAAGCTCTCAACAAAATCTTGATGTGTAACTGAGCTGTTAGGAGTGTGCTTAGTGCATCTGAGGCCCTGAGGTCAGTTCTCAGTACTAGAAAGGCAATactattaaactttttttttttttttggtttttcaagacagggtttctctgtgtagccttggctatcctggactcactttgtagaccaggctggctttgaactcacagcgatccgcctgcctctgcctcccgagtgctgggattaaaggcgtgcgccaccacgcccggccaaactTTTAAATCTTTGTATCATTTATGACATGAAAACTGTCAAATGTTTGTGTGCATAGGAAAATAACTGaactatatattaaaatgttaacagTAGCATCTTATTTAACCAATCATTTTGTAATGTGAATACTTACTTCACAACTTTGCCATACTTGGaaaatatctgaaaacaaaagatCACAGAATTCATAATTTAAAAGGTTACCAAATTAAATATTCATATTGTATTCACTGACCAGATTCTGTTATGTTTTATGTAAAATTTCAGCCTTCGGTCTATACAACAGGCTTTACAAGAAATATTCTTATACCTaggggctgaggaggaggctCAGGACTCGGGGCGGCACAGCAAGATCCAACAAACCACAAACATTTTCGAAGTGACTAGAATAATATGgtcactggagttacaggcaataaGCTCCAGTTCCTAAATTCCCTCTAAGGggtggacagagagaaaaatcacCACTCGGCATTTTTAGATCTGTGACATACAGACAGACTAGGTAGTAGCTGTATTCCCGATCTGCCTGTGGGACTATCAACCCCA
This window of the Acomys russatus chromosome 17, mAcoRus1.1, whole genome shotgun sequence genome carries:
- the Zcrb1 gene encoding zinc finger CCHC-type and RNA-binding motif-containing protein 1 isoform X2 is translated as MIYTGVTIMKDKDTRKSKGVAFILFLDKDSALSCTRAINNKQLFGRVIKASIAIDNGRAAEFIRRRNYFDKSKCYECGESGHLSYACPKNMLGEREPPKKKEKKKKKKVPEPEEEIEEVEVSEEDGEDPALDSLSQAIAFQQAKIEEEQNKWRPSPGGPSTSDDSRRPRIKKSAYFSDEEELSD
- the Zcrb1 gene encoding zinc finger CCHC-type and RNA-binding motif-containing protein 1 isoform X1, giving the protein MSGGLAPSKSTVYVSNLPFSLTNNDLYRIFSKYGKVVKVTIMKDKDTRKSKGVAFILFLDKDSALSCTRAINNKQLFGRVIKASIAIDNGRAAEFIRRRNYFDKSKCYECGESGHLSYACPKNMLGEREPPKKKEKKKKKKVPEPEEEIEEVEVSEEDGEDPALDSLSQAIAFQQAKIEEEQNKWRPSPGGPSTSDDSRRPRIKKSAYFSDEEELSD